The segment TACATATttccataacaaaacaaaatgatgatCAATATTCTGCACAATAAAATCACATAGATTTTGCCAAAATAGTTTTTCAAAAGGGCAATGCCAAAACAAATGTACCACAGTTTCAGGGCAACTAACACAAAAAGAGCAACTAATATCGATATCAGATTTGAATTTTACCAAATAATTTTTGGCTGGGTAAATCCTGTGTATAATTTTGAATGATACTTCCTTAACCTTGTTtgtaatcaaatatttattaggTATTAACCAAACCATTTTCCAATCAATATTGTCTGTTAGGCGATTCCAATATGAATTAACGTAAGGCAAAGACACAATATCTTGTAGAAATAAAGCTCTTATGGAACTGTTGtgtgatttaaaagaaaaacagatgttACCTATATAAGAGCTCATTACATTAGGCAGAGACCATTGTTGGATGTTGATTCTTGTCTGATGTCTAAATAACATACAAACTTCAGGAGAAATAGCCCCAAAAACTTTGGCATAGTCCCCTGGTGTAACAGGAATCTTATACTGTGCCAAAAACTCaccataaattaaaagaaaaccatTCAAATTAAATAACTGATCCACCAATATGATGCCATTATCAAACCAGCGTTTCTGATAAAGcgatttgtgtttatatattatatcctTATTGTTCCATATATATTACCTATGAGGAGAATAATTGTGCTTGTGGATCAAAGACCATGATAAAAAGGCCTGACGGTGAAATTCAGCTAGTTTTGCTGgtattttatcaatattataattacagctaagaaaaaaatgaataccACCCAGTTTTGATAGAATATGGGAGGGAATACAACACCAAATGGAATTAagatttttaacaatttgtttaagcCAATTAACCTTACATGTATTATTCAATGTAGCAAAGTCCAAAACATTTAAGCCACCATTCTCATATGAATTCATAATAACTGTCTTCTtcatgtaatgtattttatttttccaaatgaaatcaatcaatattttgtcaatttctttACATAGTTTTTTATCAAgatgtaaagccattgctgcatAAATAAGTCTAGAAATACCCTCTGTCGCCTGACCTTGCTTTCTTGCACATTTACTTGGTGGATTACGTAGCCTCCGGTAACGGCCATCTGATTTTTAAaactaagataataataataataataataataataataataataacaataccaGTAACATATtggttttgatttaaaaaaaataaaaaaaattcttattgagattttttttcagtatttcaaaCCAGTTCTGTCACTATAGCAACACCCGCGTAAACCTGATGAACGTTAATGAAGAAGACACGACAAGGAGAAGTAAGACATGTATGCGCTTGTGAAATGGTGTGCCGGGGTTGATGAGGGGAAATTTAGTATTGTTCACATTAAATACATACGAAATTTTGATCTGGAAAGTGATTACATACGAAGACGAATTTGCCGTCGAGTGGGGTGTGGGAAAACGACCAAAAGGTGGATTCCCCATTTAATGTTATATGGCTACCGTTCAATCAGTTGGAGGTAAGTAAGTGCAACCCTAACGTTTTTTTACTGCTTTGTATTAGTTACACAGGGATATAATATAAGGACAATGTAATACGAGGCGGTTTATAACTTTTAGACGTTAACAAACCCAACTGGCTGAATGCAGAGGGGTCTTGCATCAGCCTGAAGGCTTGCATTCTCAATAATAACCGCCTCGCTATAGGCTACATTATTCCTCTTATTACATGGCTAACGTTacgtacaaaataaataaataatttgacacaaaatattgatttaaaaaaaaaatgtattgcttccgcaaaagaaaatagtccgttccgCGTCCAACGCTGTGTTTTTCATGGCAACGGCGTAACGTTACTTCGCAGCGGTTTGTTAACAGTTATCAATAAATAACAGGCCGCATACTAAACCAAGCCATGCAATAAGCTATATTAACATAAATAGATAACTTAATACGAAACCACGTTGTCAAggaatgtgtttgtgttgtttcaaacctgtatgaatttcttctgctaaacagataacagaaaaaaagatatttagaagaacgTCATCAGACAGTTTTTGgtttcattgacttccatagtataacGTTAtcttttttcctactatggaagtcagtgagaCCAGAATCTGTCTGGTTactgacattcttctaaatatcttcctttctgttcagcagaagagagaaattcatacaagtttaaaacaacatgagggtgagtatatgatgacagtattttcattttaaagtggaGCATCCCTTTAACTCAGACCCTTGTTGGTACTATCAGTGTGTTAGTGGCAATGGTGACTGATATTTCTCTGCAATAGACATGAATACTTTGGAGCGAAAGTTGGACAAACGTTCGAAGAAAGATTCCGAAGACAACGCCATTGTGGGAAAGAGAATCCGTGTTGCCAAACGTCTGtgggaggatgaggatgaggatgacccCCCTACTGCCGTGGCCACAGTCAGTGGAACCAAAGTgagttttttgtttaatttactaACTCTTTACCccataatcatatatatatatatatatatatatatatatatatatatatatatatatatatatatatataactaaggCAATAATttgtatgtttaatttaaaataatttaatttatatgtttcCACAGGCTGCCATTCACAATCAAGGGGCTGAAATCCTAGATTCCATTTCCTTGGAAGAACAAGCAGAAAATAGTGACAACGAGCTCTCACTTGTGCGTCAAGAATtgctagaaataaaaaaattcatctttacaggtaaatgtattatatttccattctgcacacacatacacacacacagtaaaacttaaatacttaaatacaggcttttattttgtcagaTCATAAAACTTGACCTGCCAATGTTTCTTATTCATTGACCAGACTGCTGGCCTGCCATCCCACACAGTAAAATTGGCTGGTGTAAATTGTTTATGGGGACTTACATCATCACATCATTATTTTAAAAGGACTGATAAGAAGCGTGATGTTTTCAACAGTTTGTCTCACTAATACATAGATGGAATAAATGCAGAGACTGAATTTCCCTCACAGGATCAAAAGAGTATACTTCTATTCTTATACTTTTTGGCTACAGTCTTTCACACCCTTTTTTCCTGTTGATGCAGAGATACCTCAGATAAAAGAAATGCTCAACAGAAGCTCCATGCACCTCGGCAGTCCAGGGTCTCTCCCCAGCCCTTCAAACCCTGTTCAAATAGTGAgtacttttggtaacactttagaataaggttccattagttaatgttagttaatgtattaattaacatgaactaagcaagaacaatccttctacagcttttataagtcttagttcatgttaatttcaacatttactaatgcattatttaaatcaaaagttgtgcttgttaacattagttaatgcactgtgaattaccatgaactaacaaggaataactgtattttcattaactaacattaacgaagatgaataaatacagtaataaatgtattattcattgtttgttcatgttaattaacacattaactaacattaactaatgaaaccttattctaaagtgttaccgtactTTTTTATGCAGTGCTGTTGGAACGTATGTGAACTGCTTGCAATCACTTTGTCTTATATATCAGGGTAGCCGCGGGGTCTTAAaagtcttaaaaaggtcttaaaaaggtcttaaatgaCATGTTCCTAAATTAAGGCCTTAAATAGTCTTAAATTCCGTTGTCCAAGTCTTAAATTTTTTAAACGAAGGTCTTAAATTTCATTATACTAGCCTATTTATTCAAAGTCAACCAGACTGCAACGCAAGGTGAAATGGGGGAAACAACAACAACGTGAAAATTCAACAGGGTTTAGTGTAACGCCAGAGAACGTCTAATTtctagtatttatttgttttttaaatcaagtGATCAAAGTGCTCGTTGCCGCTGTGATCGAGAAGGGTCTTGTAAAATGTGCTGAGGTATTATTAATTCGTGGCCACAAAAAATTCACCTGAATATTCAccaattcacaaaaacaaacaaaaaaaaggaataaaaagctGTACGAGAATAGTCGGCCTTCACAGGTAagaaaaacagtttaataattattattcattcgTGGCCACGAAATAATTCACCTGAATATTcaccaattcacaaaaaaataggTCTTTAGCATTCACTAATTAATAGTATCAAATTGTTTTTGGCCATGTTGTAATTCGTTAAATCAAAATGAGGGAGGGAATTAGTTCAACGTGTCCACGATTTATTAAAACAAGGAATAAGTCGTCGTAACAATGAATTATTTAGATCAGTGGACAGGGCGCATAAGAACAAACAGTGAGAGAGCCCCGGCCGCGCACGCCTCACTCTCGCCATCTTCAACGAGCGCTgtattgctctctctctcgcgcgcataTCAACACAATAGTAAAAGGTCAGAAGACCGATTGTGTTTTATAGATTAGTGGTTTGTTCATACAAAGTGTTTGATTAGCATGTTTAGGAAATGCATAATACAAATTGTATGGGTTAATGTAACGGTAAACGGATAAAACTGCGCATGGAAAACTGGTCTAGCGGTCTCTGGtagtgcaaaaatgtattacaactaaattcaatgcacgccattgacgccacttaaccgagcaaaatgtttcactcggttacgcaatttttaacgtTTAATCGGTTAACCCCTAGTTTTCGTGCCGGCGGCAATGGATCAACATTCTAATCAACCAGTCAAGAGGAGAGACATCATGGGGAAGTGTCGTTCGGTTCGGTGTAACTGTTTATTTTCTAACTGAGCGGTTCGTTGGACCATTTTACCTGCTGACCAAaatttcattatttcaaatgtaggcacgCTGCACGTGGCAAGCGCGCTCATAAAGAGCCGCCGGCGCGACCACAACATTGTCCAACATCAAATGTGCAAACGTAATGTAAGCGGAACGAAACTGCTCGTTATTGTGTGGTTGAAGGACTGTTTATCAGTTTGGACGAGTGCAGCGCGAGCCGATCGTGATCAAGCGACACTGTTACTACACAgcgctagggctgcacgatgtgtcgtttaagcatcgatatcgcgatgtacgaatccacgatagtcacatcgcaggatgtgcgatgtaggctgtcgtagttgatctgttattcaaTAACTGTACGGgacagctgctccccggcccttgacgaatgtgattcgcggattaattgcacagcttaaccatcatagagggAAAGTTTATCATTaacaggactgaaaaacacatgcaagtttaacagggcagagagagagagagagacaaagagagcgcgcgagagagacagtgAGAAGAGAGtgtgcgcgagagagacagagagagagcgatccgtcttcaaacaacaagagcgctgtcttgctctctctccctcgcgcatattaatcaattgacacgatggtgtcgatgtttaaatcatttaaaatgagaatgtaagtgtgctcaccccattttttttgtatgaaaaaatatcgcaatacatatcgcagaaaaataaaatatcgcaatgtcattttttccaaaTAACGTGCAGCCCTACACAGCGCTAATAAGAGATCCAttaaagaaagcatttgaattcgCCACAGAAGTAAAAACATCGCTGCAAGATCTAGTgagaaacattcacatttctcCGTTATTAAAGGATCGAACAGCGGGTGGAAGCCAGGAAGAAAAATTGTGCCATGAATGAACTATCCAGTGTCCACAGATCAGCAGCATTcaccatggatttactgtagtacCACTAACTGCAACCATGGAAGTTTGGCAGGAATAGTAGGCTATAATGCTTTCAAGTAACATTACGttggttttattttgacattatgaATACAATTGctacaattaaattgttaatctgaactaaaaatataactttataactATTACAATattaggctacatttatttttttccaaggagctgttttgttttatatgctcCTAAGAAGAGTCTATTATAGCTCCATCACTggtcaaagtaaaaaatatatatcatactttattatgttaattttaattaaaaaaataataaaatactctggcatttctttctttttgctgtatcgaAAACATACTGAACCGTGACACAAGTGTATTgtattgaaccgaaccgtgaattttgtgaaccgttacacccctactatctATATCTCTCTTACCTATCTGTCTACCCCTCTGAAGCAATGGTTGA is part of the Carassius gibelio isolate Cgi1373 ecotype wild population from Czech Republic chromosome A4, carGib1.2-hapl.c, whole genome shotgun sequence genome and harbors:
- the LOC127968270 gene encoding uncharacterized protein LOC127968270 isoform X1; its protein translation is MATVQSVGDMNTLERKLDKRSKKDSEDNAIVGKRIRVAKRLWEDEDEDDPPTAVATVSGTKAAIHNQGAEILDSISLEEQAENSDNELSLVRQELLEIKKFIFTEIPQIKEMLNRSSMHLGSPGSLPSPSNPVQIEEIVPGSGVYVSRSVWRSACQASSGTSMARILLLGVFDIETLIKSNLRGGESKVSKGGDGEKRSALDEIKVKAIMDAVMSRHSVSTGQIGAALNGKMAELRLAMSRKNNLKTKCIKVSI
- the LOC127968270 gene encoding uncharacterized protein LOC127968270 isoform X3, which gives rise to MATVQSVGDMNTLERKLDKRSKKDSEDNAIVGKRIRVAKRLWEDEDEDDPPTAVATVSGTKAAIHNQGAEILDSISLEEQAENSDNELSLVRQELLEIKKFIFTEIPQIKEMLNRSSMHLGSPGSLPSPSNPVQIEGNPRFQRGEMGRKEAPWMK
- the LOC127968270 gene encoding uncharacterized protein LOC127968270 isoform X2; this encodes MNTLERKLDKRSKKDSEDNAIVGKRIRVAKRLWEDEDEDDPPTAVATVSGTKAAIHNQGAEILDSISLEEQAENSDNELSLVRQELLEIKKFIFTEIPQIKEMLNRSSMHLGSPGSLPSPSNPVQIEEIVPGSGVYVSRSVWRSACQASSGTSMARILLLGVFDIETLIKSNLRGGESKVSKGGDGEKRSALDEIKVKAIMDAVMSRHSVSTGQIGAALNGKMAELRLAMSRKNNLKTKCIKVSI